Proteins encoded in a region of the Chelonoidis abingdonii isolate Lonesome George chromosome 2, CheloAbing_2.0, whole genome shotgun sequence genome:
- the PPP1R16A gene encoding protein phosphatase 1 regulatory subunit 16A isoform X4: MMWRKCCIDNFGDVVALLLEAGADVNACDSELWTPLHAAATCGHLHLVELLINHGANLLAVNADGNMPYDLCEDEVTLDYIETAMADQGITQEKIEEARAATENSMVEDIRKLLQAGADLNTPLDHSATLLHIASANGYLEAAELLLEHKASMSAKDNDGWEPLHAAACWGQIHLVELLVAHGADLNSKSVLDETPLDVCGDEEVRAKLLELKHKHDAIMKSHDKHKSLLQRRTSSAGSRGKVVRRVSVTERTNLYRKEHEKEAIVWQQVEHRENEAELEDEDKQTDAELQQHLPQGAEAEVAGPGALVGDKHQNPGLTQRNGTAGSSAPSPPKHLYSKRLDRSVSYQLATQEEVLADLCKEKSHHTLADLKRQRAAAKLQRHHPQDYPPTEGEGPLSPGLAETLHSSSYPRSDLEQNSVYCTAASGDPPLLKLTAPAEETPAEKKRCCKLM; the protein is encoded by the exons TGCTGCATCGACAACTTTGGGGACGTGGttgcgctgctgctggaggccgGCGCGGATGTCAATGCCTGTGACAGTGAGCTGTGGACGCCGCTGCATGCCGCCGCCACCTGCGGGCACCTGCACCTGGTGGAGCTGCTGATTAACCA tGGTGCCAATCTCCTGGCAGTTAATGCAGATGGGAACATGCCGTATGACCTCTGCGAGGACGAGGTGACACTGGACTACATTGAAACGGCCATGGCAGACCAGG GAATAACTCAGGAGAAGATTGAGGAGGCCCGAGCCGCCACGGAGAACAGCATGGTGGAAGATATCCGGAAGCTGCTTCAGGCAGGTGCCGATCTGAACACTCCACTTGACCATAGTGCCACTCTG CTGCACATTGCCTCAGCAAATGGCTACCTGGAAGCTGCcgagctgctgctggaacacaaGGCCAGCATGAGCGCGAAGGACAATGATGGGTGGGAGCCTCTTCACGCCGCCGCCTGCTGGGGGCAG AtccatctggtggagctgctggtgGCCCATGGAGCTGATCTCAATAGCAAGTCTGTGCTGGACGAGACGCCCTTGG ACGTGTGTGGTGACGAGGAGGTCCGGGCCAAGCTGCTGGAGCTGAAGCACAAGCATGATGCCATCATGAAGTCTCACGACAAGCACAAGTCGCTGCTGCAGCGACGCACCTCCAGCGCTGGCAGCCGAGG GAAGGTGGTGCGGCGGGTCAGCGTGACGGAGCGCACCAACCTCTATCGCAAGGAGCATGAGAAAGAGGCCATTGTTTGGCAGCAGGTGGAGCACCGGGAGAACGAGGCCGAGCTTGAGGATGAGGACAAGCAGACGGACGCTGAGCTCCAGCAGCACCTCCCT CAGGGCGCTGAAGCAGAAGTGGCAGGTCCAGGGGCCTTGGTGGGAGACAAGCATCAGAATCCGGGGCTGACCCAGAGAAATGGAACTGCGggctcctctgcccccagcccccctaAACACCTCTACTCCAAGAGGCTGGACCGCAGCGTCTCCTACCAGCTGGCCACGCAAGAGGAGGTGTTGGCCGACCTGTGCAAGGAGAAGTCCCACCACACGCTAGCAGACCTCAAACGCCAGCGGGCAGCTGCCAAGCTCCAGCGACACCACCCACAGGACTACCCTCCCACCGAGGGTGAGGGCCCCCTCTCGCCTGGCCTCGCTGAGACCCTGCACAGCAGCAGTTACCCCCGCTCGGACCTGGAGCAGAATTCCGTGTATTGCACGGCAGCCAGTGGCGATCCGCCTCTTCTGAAGCTGACAGCCCCGGCTGAGGAGACCCCTGCTGAGAAGAAGCGATGCTGTAAGCTGATGTGA